The Apis cerana isolate GH-2021 linkage group LG10, AcerK_1.0, whole genome shotgun sequence DNA window aattataaatcatgtgCTTATTGAGCTCTAATCTCTGATTACAAGATTTTACAAATACAATACTTTTATTTCagctttgataaaaaaaaaaaaaaaaaaatagaaaaataacatGTACAAACAAAATGTTActattcatgaatatttatttttcaaatgagaTAGTTAAGAGATCTAATTCTTTATGTAAGCTATTGTGCGATATTACACAGGCCTACAAAAATCAGACTTATAAACGATTAATATACCGtaagatttatcgataattgtatcgaattttaacaatatgcATAAAAGTAAGACAAACAGCGAGTTCCAGATACTTCTCAGCCATAAAATGTTGCATTGTATCATGTTTACCCCCGAAATTTTATGCGATTAtacttaaaaagaaattattaaaagcagATGCTTATGTGAatgatataactatatatacatatatgaagaaaaatatatcaatgtatttaaatgaaattatataaatcaattcaatCATGCATATAACGaagataataagatagaataatcattaattaattagaaatggcTACAGCAGGACTGATAGCTTTGTGTATTgcttttttcaatatacagTTGGGGCAGACATGATACAGCCAAATATAAATGTCACAATaacttaatattacattttcctCTAATATAAAACACAGAAAATTTATGacgtgattatattattttaataaactgcTAAAAAATTACCTTTATTATCTGATCAAAAAAGTTCTATTATTCAGGAATTATATACGAggttcttaattatatttgttaaaataatgtcatttattttatgatattttgaacAGGTGAGAGAgatgattttgtattttacatgattgctaaaaaaatatacagatatatgtttgttatttattcttaaagagAGAGGTAAAACTGGAATACAGTTTATTTTAGAACTTTTTGATCAGATATGATCGAATGTACTTATCTAcaatttataagttatttattgCCAGTCATATTTAATTGTGTTTAATATATGCTACAGAGTGGTTTATAGCAACGGCACGAGTTTCATTATtacgagtaatttttttagcgatagcttttatgatttatttttattcccgcTATCTGTAAAATTACAATGTTACCTTATATTCATAGCGcgttttgcaatttaattttattgtttgctaaggttacattattatttccattagTATAATCtgcagatttattttttaattcactgAGTATTATATCACTGATGGACTTTTCCTTTTGTTCTCCATTACAAtcctttaatatttcttttttaacattttcaatattatgatCTTCCTGAAGATGTAAAACTAAAGAAGGTAaggcataaaataatttgtcacAAAGATTGCACTGGAATGTCTTGCCATCTGCTGCCTGTAAGCAATATTCATAATCTTTCATAGAACTATAAGTTTGTCTATGTAATGCTAAATGTTTTTCATGGTCCATAGCAAGAATAAATTCGTAAGAACAAATTGGAcactttaaattatgttttgtcCATATAGTATGTGCTTTTAATCGATGTAaactatcataaattttaccaCAAACAGGACACTTCAtgcatttatgattatttaatgtttctatACTTTCATATAATCCACTACATTCCTTACACTGATAATTTCTTTCCCTTCTACATGCATGTTTAAACCAATGTTTTTCTAATTGtggtaataaatcaaatactaGTTTGCAGAGGGTACATACGAATCTTCCGCGACGATCTCTTTTCATAGTAAAGTTTGATGTTCTAATATCCCAgtgtttttcaaaattattcttacgcattaaattttcattacaaaattCACATTGGTCTTGATGTTTAGATAAATGAGTGAATAACATACCAGGCTcagtatttgtataattacaaAAGGAACATATAAAAGTATCATCTTCCTTATACATATgagaatataaatgtttttggaATGAATTTGGAGTAAAAAATAGTGCACCACATGCTGGACATTTCAGATAAGGTTTACCTCtttctgtataatataatggCAAAGGTCTTAAGGTTTGTAACCAGTCAGTATGATCTTtggaatctaaaatattttgatccaTAGAAGACTCTTCATAATCTATTTCTTCCATGGTTGGCACACGTTCATCAATATCAGTAGAAATGATTGAATGttcttcctcttttatttCAACTATTGGTTCATGTTTAGGTATaagttttcttaataatagcATTTTATTACGTCGTTTTGAACAATGTCGGACTTTAGATTTTTTGTTATCTAAAGagcattcattatttaatttttttgtcattaatGCATTGTCTGATTCTAattgtgttattattataaactctTTATTATTAGGTACAGAAGTAACATATGATAAAGGTGAGTCAGCTCTTAAATCATCCCAATCACTAATAGTACTTTCACTAGTAACTTcagaatcattttcaattgacAAACGTTCAGAGGATACATCATCTTCCTGAGATTCAATATCATCATCATCTGCAGAGAGAAGTGCTGTTCTTAATATTTCTCCATTTACTAAATAACTATCTCTTTCATAACTTTCACCATCATTTCTTGTTTCATTAGTTTCTTCATCTTCTATtgcattttttgaaaaatctttacaTTCTGGATCTTCTAATGTtaacattttgtatttataaaaattatatgatttgtaCTGATAATTACTGTAAcacaaaagataaaatattacttctgATTACAAATTGTTTACATGGAATGTTCTCAAAGAGGGAACATAACCTCACTTTTTCTTATTCGCCGCATCTTTTGCGTTCATAACAttcaatcataaataaataataattaaaataaattcttaaacatATCTTGATAATGATCAGATAAACAAAATGTACTTACATGTGGACATTTAACGTAGCCCCTCCTTATGACGCTCTTTGCGGTGCAAACATCGATTTGTATCTGCGTGGAATTCTTTAAAGACGTATTAGAAGACgggcaaaaaaaatatttattataaggaAAATCcttcattcaatttttgaaattccacGAAATTCGTAATTCTCTAAGTTTTCATTATTCACATTCGAATAACTTTGATCAGCTGTTTTCTGATTACACAAAATTGACAGGACGTCTCGGTGCGCGTCCAACCGATGACCTGCCGATGGTGACACGAAAAGTATTTCTCAACTTCTCCATTATAAACTTCTATATATTCCAtgcaatttatctaaaataagagaaaattacttaaaatatttaactatatgaattaaaaattatcataatttatataatataattcattttttatttaataaaatatattgcattgtATCAAAATgcgaaatacatttattaattctttcatataCAAAATGTGAAGTTGAGAAACACTGTCATAGAAATAACGCATGTATATAACTGTACACAGATACACAGAGATACAAGAAGAtctgaaattattagaaacagatatgaaaaatgaaaatatttttaatgtatgtatgtatttatatttgatttgcatttataaaaaaataataagtaaaattaatatacaaaattattatttttaatatctttattttaacgtcgagtgtatatgtgtatataatagGAAAAACAGAAtcgtaaacaaaaaatataaataatactaagttctaaatattcctttttaattataatatttaatttttttaacgattataattattttaactatttaacaatatttgcaAACCATTTATTaccaaattaaatatcaaaatataatatatcacgaagaaatgtttcttcttaaaaatacttacataaaaatttcgtcAATCTAACAAATCAAAGATAatctatgtaatatttaatatttattttctaaattctcaAATTAGATTTCTTTAAGTGAATTATacagtatttcaattttctaacaatcgaatttcaatatttattgcaattcaCTTAAATGTTCAAACGATATTATCGAAGATTATATCTTTCgatatattctttcaattcttaCTTCGTTTCTTATGTTCGTGTCCATGACCGTAGTCGTGAGCGTATGGAAGAGGTTGATAGCCGTAACCGTGGCCGTGACCGTATTCGTGACTAAAACCGTGGTGACCGAAACCATGTCCGAAACCGACGCCAAAACTATGACCGAAGTGTACGGGCAGTGAGCGACCATGCAACGTGGGATAAATATGTCCACCGCCATAACCATATCGAGCGGCATATGCTCCTGCACCAATCGCGCCTGCACCAAGGAACGGAATTGGCGGTGGTTGGACCGGAATCGGAACTGGAACCGGAACCGGTATTGGATACACTTGTTTTACCGGAACTGGATACGGTTGTTGTACTGGAACTGCAACAGGGTGTTTCACCGGTATCGGGATAGGACGTTCCACTGGAACTGGAATTGCCTAAAGAACgattaaattcgattaattattagtttctGAGAAAGTATTTCCACAATTTGAATGAAAGTGATTAGATCGAATGTGTCATATTTAAGAAGAATTGTAAAAGTTAACCTTAATGTGATCTAatgattatgtatataatcatACTTTTTCCTAAGGTAACACCATACTTttaattcgatcgtttttccaaaataattattaattttaagcaatctaatattattcattcttattttattaattttatttgaacaataaattgaaatatttattataaaagaaaattttagaatatttttttacctcGGGTATCGGAATAGGAACTGGTACTGGTTTATGAATGATCTTTTCAATCGGAACTGGGATCACCTTCTCGACAGGCACATGATATGGTTTTTCGATGTAAACTGGCTCTGGAACAGGAACTGGTTTCTCCAGAACTACatgttttgttatatatactgGAACCTTTAATAATTCGGTTTTTCCGACTGATATAGGAAAAGCTTTTCCATATGAAAATCCACCatgtaatctataaaatattataagtatcattatttttaaaaatttaacattagaactatttatttataatatgataaatatattatttagaattaaaatatgataaaaatattaataaattttaaaataataaatttcaaaatttatttttaccctTCATGAGCTAAATCAAAAGGAGGATATTTTAATCCTTTCCAAATTGGACCACCCAGCCATGGTTGTCCATGGCCGTATCCATAAGGATTTGGTATTCCAATCCATCCATTAGATTCTGGTATTCCTCGTTTACTTTGTTTTGTTTCGTTTGTTTCCGCAGTTAAGGCGTAACcacagaaaaatattaagaacaactgaaa harbors:
- the LOC108001193 gene encoding zinc finger protein 512B-like isoform X2, which translates into the protein MYMISLFLIFFCGYALTAETNETKQSKRGIPESNGWIGIPNPYGYGHGQPWLGGPIWKGLKYPPFDLAHEGLHGGFSYGKAFPISVGKTELLKVPVYITKHVVLEKPVPVPEPVYIEKPYHVPVEKVIPVPIEKIIHKPVPVPIPIPEAIPVPVERPIPIPVKHPVAVPVQQPYPVPVKQVYPIPVPVPVPIPVQPPPIPFLGAGAIGAGAYAARYGYGGGHIYPTLHGRSLPVHFGHSFGVGFGHGFGHHGFSHEYGHGHGYGYQPLPYAHDYGHGHEHKKRNKLHGIYRSL
- the LOC108001193 gene encoding zinc finger protein 564-like isoform X1; protein product: MLTLEDPECKDFSKNAIEDEETNETRNDGESYERDSYLVNGEILRTALLSADDDDIESQEDDVSSERLSIENDSEVTSESTISDWDDLRADSPLSYVTSVPNNKEFIIITQLESDNALMTKKLNNECSLDNKKSKVRHCSKRRNKMLLLRKLIPKHEPIVEIKEEEHSIISTDIDERVPTMEEIDYEESSMDQNILDSKDHTDWLQTLRPLPLYYTERGKPYLKCPACGALFFTPNSFQKHLYSHMYKEDDTFICSFCNYTNTEPGMLFTHLSKHQDQCEFCNENLMRKNNFEKHWDIRTSNFTMKRDRRGRFVCTLCKLVFDLLPQLEKHWFKHACRRERNYQCKECSGLYESIETLNNHKCMKCPVCGKIYDSLHRLKAHTIWTKHNLKCPICSYEFILAMDHEKHLALHRQTYSSMKDYEYCLQAADGKTFQCNLCDKLFYALPSLVLHLQEDHNIENVKKEILKDCNGEQKEKSISDIILSELKNKSADYTNGNNNVTLANNKIKLQNAL